In Massilia forsythiae, one DNA window encodes the following:
- the prfA gene encoding peptide chain release factor 1 translates to MKPSMLAKLDQLANRLVELDELLMSEGATADMDSFRKMNREHAELGPLVGVYHQYQTAQGDIAAAQDMLADPEMKEFAQDEIEAAKMRLAELDLALQTMLLPKDANDERNIFLEIRAGTGGDESALFAGDLLRMYTRYAERNRWQVEVVSESASDLGGYREVIVRVVGNGVYSKLKFESGGHRVQRVPATETQGRIHTSACTVAVMPEADEVEDVQINPADLRIDTFRASGAGGQHINKTDSAVRLTHLPTGIVVECQDDRSQHKNKAQAMKVLAARIKDVQLREQQSKEAATRKSLIGSGDRSERIRTYNFPQGRLTDHRINLTLYKLDMIMDGDLAELTTALSAEHQAELLAALGD, encoded by the coding sequence ATGAAACCATCCATGCTGGCCAAGCTGGACCAACTGGCCAACCGCCTCGTCGAACTCGACGAACTCCTGATGTCCGAAGGCGCCACCGCCGACATGGATAGTTTCCGCAAGATGAACCGCGAGCATGCCGAACTGGGGCCGCTGGTGGGCGTCTACCACCAGTACCAGACGGCGCAAGGCGACATCGCCGCGGCCCAGGACATGCTGGCGGACCCCGAGATGAAGGAATTCGCCCAGGACGAGATCGAGGCCGCCAAGATGCGCCTGGCCGAACTCGATCTGGCGCTGCAGACCATGCTGTTGCCGAAGGACGCCAACGACGAGCGCAACATTTTCCTGGAAATCCGCGCCGGCACCGGCGGCGACGAATCGGCGCTTTTCGCCGGCGATTTATTACGCATGTACACCCGCTATGCCGAGCGCAACCGCTGGCAAGTCGAGGTGGTATCGGAATCGGCATCCGACCTGGGCGGCTACCGCGAAGTCATCGTGCGCGTGGTCGGCAACGGCGTGTATTCGAAGCTGAAATTCGAGTCGGGCGGGCACCGTGTGCAGCGCGTGCCGGCCACCGAGACGCAGGGCCGCATCCACACCTCGGCCTGCACCGTCGCCGTGATGCCGGAAGCGGACGAGGTCGAGGACGTGCAGATCAACCCGGCCGACCTGCGCATCGACACCTTCCGTGCGTCCGGCGCCGGCGGCCAGCACATCAACAAGACCGATTCCGCGGTGCGCCTGACCCACCTGCCGACCGGCATCGTGGTCGAGTGCCAGGACGACCGCAGCCAGCACAAGAACAAGGCGCAGGCGATGAAAGTGCTGGCGGCGCGCATCAAGGACGTGCAGTTGCGCGAACAGCAGAGCAAGGAAGCGGCGACGCGTAAAAGCCTGATCGGCTCGGGCGACCGCAGCGAGCGCATCCGCACCTACAACTTCCCGCAGGGGCGACTCACCGACCACCGCATCAACCTGACGCTGTATAAACTCGACATGATCATGGACGGCGACCTGGCCGAGCTGACCACGGCCCTGTCCGCCGAACACCAGGCCGAACTCCTCGCCGCCCTCGGCGATTGA
- a CDS encoding disulfide bond formation protein B → MPTSSTLSPTLAASAAASRRILLAIGLAAIALVGAALYLQHARDMLPCPLCVIQRYLFLGIALFSLIGAFAGRIKVLAGLALLCGLGGLGVVAKHLYVLAHPGFSCGIDPMETMLNKIPTATALPWLFRADGLCEAAQDTVLGLSVPQWSALWFALLTLSLAWVLVRRAR, encoded by the coding sequence ATGCCCACGTCTTCCACCCTGTCGCCTACCCTGGCCGCCTCTGCCGCCGCCTCGCGCCGCATCCTGCTCGCGATCGGCCTGGCCGCCATTGCGCTGGTCGGCGCCGCCTTGTACCTGCAGCACGCCAGGGACATGCTGCCCTGCCCGCTGTGCGTGATCCAGCGCTACCTGTTCCTGGGCATCGCGCTGTTCAGCCTGATCGGCGCGTTTGCCGGGCGCATCAAGGTGCTGGCGGGCCTGGCACTGCTGTGCGGCCTGGGCGGCCTGGGCGTGGTGGCCAAGCATCTGTACGTGCTGGCGCATCCCGGCTTTTCGTGCGGCATCGATCCGATGGAAACCATGCTCAACAAGATTCCTACCGCCACCGCGCTGCCCTGGCTGTTCCGCGCCGACGGCTTGTGCGAGGCGGCGCAGGACACGGTCCTCGGCCTGTCGGTGCCGCAATGGTCGGCGCTGTGGTTCGCGCTGCTGACGCTCAGCCTGGCCTGGGTGCTGGTGCGCCGCGCGCGCTGA
- the prmC gene encoding peptide chain release factor N(5)-glutamine methyltransferase, with protein sequence MDIAAGTSIGAVRAALPLDPLENRILLCHATGLSRTQLITRADDPLDAAQAARLAALVRRRLDGEPIAYIVGRREFFGLDFQVSDAVLIPRPDTELIVELALERLPPGGRLLDMGTGSGAIAVAIAHTRPDALVTALDVSAAALAVAQANAAANGARVRFLRSDWFQALADGGVADQPVFDLIASNPPYIAAGDAHLAQGDLRFEPAGALTDHADGLSALRRIVAGAPAYLAPGGWLLLEHGYDQAAAVRALLQEGGFGEVRSWRDLGANERVSGGRFGG encoded by the coding sequence ATGGACATCGCCGCCGGCACCTCCATCGGTGCGGTACGAGCCGCGCTGCCGCTCGATCCGCTGGAAAACCGCATCCTGCTGTGCCATGCGACCGGCCTGTCGCGCACCCAGCTGATCACCCGGGCCGACGATCCGCTCGACGCCGCGCAGGCGGCGCGCCTGGCCGCGCTGGTGCGGCGCCGCCTGGACGGCGAACCGATCGCCTACATCGTCGGCCGGCGCGAATTCTTCGGCCTCGATTTCCAGGTCAGCGACGCCGTGCTGATTCCGCGCCCGGACACGGAGCTGATCGTGGAACTGGCGCTCGAACGCCTGCCGCCGGGCGGGCGCCTGCTCGACATGGGCACCGGCAGCGGCGCGATCGCGGTCGCCATCGCGCATACGCGCCCGGACGCCCTGGTCACCGCGCTCGACGTCAGCGCGGCGGCGCTGGCGGTGGCGCAGGCGAATGCGGCCGCCAACGGCGCGCGCGTGCGCTTCCTGCGCAGCGACTGGTTCCAGGCGCTGGCGGACGGCGGCGTTGCGGACCAGCCGGTGTTCGACCTGATCGCCTCCAATCCGCCCTACATCGCCGCCGGCGACGCCCACCTGGCGCAGGGCGACTTGCGCTTCGAGCCGGCCGGCGCGCTGACCGATCACGCCGACGGCTTGTCGGCGCTGCGCCGCATCGTCGCCGGCGCGCCCGCGTACCTGGCGCCGGGGGGCTGGCTGTTGCTGGAACACGGTTACGACCAGGCGGCGGCGGTGCGCGCGCTGCTGCAGGAAGGCGGTTTCGGCGAGGTGCGGAGCTGGCGCGACCTGGGAGCAAACGAGCGGGTCAGCGGGGGAAGGTTCGGCGGATAG
- a CDS encoding DUF885 domain-containing protein: MRRLSAPSRCAILILLALPALAPAQAIAATPAALAAALPPSEQARALFERDWQWRLRTHPEFATAVGEHRYDALLSDTSLAGAAKALEHERRMLELARLIDREQLSDQERLSLDLFVDDKERLLAGAAFVPFDPQPISAQDGLQWRFPQLVAQMPFYSEEDYRNYLSRLQALPHHIDGVIEQLREGMRTGWTAPKAIVAPLPAQLRALREHLSDGALAAPFRRLPATIAPEVRERLAADGAGALQALAPALQKLEDVIRTDYLPAARTAIAASSQPGGAAWYAFLARNATTGNLSPAEIHALGLKEVARIRDEMTPIVRRTGFRGTLPQFFAFARSDARLFYTDPEALLGRYRRTVARATSRLPLLVNTVPPDELAVKPVQDAGAVDQGAAYYEAGSASRAAALVVNTSRLNTRPMWQVDTLALHEGVPGHHLQVARAQAIADLPAFQRHAWYGAFGEGWALYAEGLGAELGFFRDPFSDFGRLSEELLRAARLVIDTGIHAKGWSRRQALDYLNANTANPPSDNELEVERVIAQPGQVLAYKIGQLRILALRRKAESALGERFDERAFHDAVLENGALPLDVLEQQIKRWIAARSVPPAPPAPATAPAVAAPAATAAPSGPAAPAGSAAPAGSAVGPGSAVPAGTATPPAPAMPPPAAAPKAAFKPPLK; this comes from the coding sequence ATGCGTCGACTGTCCGCGCCCAGTCGGTGCGCGATCCTGATCTTGCTGGCGCTGCCCGCCCTGGCGCCGGCCCAGGCCATTGCCGCCACGCCGGCCGCCTTGGCGGCGGCCTTGCCCCCATCGGAACAGGCGCGCGCACTCTTCGAACGCGACTGGCAATGGCGCCTGCGCACTCATCCCGAATTCGCCACCGCGGTCGGCGAGCACCGCTACGATGCGCTGTTGTCGGACACCTCGCTGGCCGGCGCCGCCAAGGCGCTGGAGCACGAGCGCCGCATGCTGGAACTGGCGCGCCTGATCGACCGCGAACAACTGAGCGACCAGGAGCGCCTGTCGCTCGACCTGTTCGTCGACGACAAGGAGCGGCTGCTGGCCGGCGCCGCCTTCGTCCCCTTCGACCCGCAGCCGATCAGCGCCCAGGACGGCTTGCAGTGGCGATTCCCGCAGCTGGTGGCGCAGATGCCGTTCTACAGCGAAGAGGACTACCGCAATTACCTGTCCCGCCTGCAGGCGCTGCCGCATCACATCGATGGCGTGATCGAGCAGTTGCGCGAAGGGATGCGTACCGGCTGGACGGCGCCGAAGGCGATCGTGGCGCCGCTGCCGGCGCAGCTGCGCGCGCTGCGCGAGCACTTGTCCGACGGCGCCCTGGCGGCACCCTTCCGGCGCCTGCCCGCCACCATCGCGCCGGAGGTGCGCGAACGCCTGGCAGCCGACGGCGCGGGCGCGCTGCAGGCGCTGGCGCCGGCGCTGCAAAAGCTGGAAGATGTCATCCGCACCGATTACCTGCCGGCGGCGCGCACCGCCATCGCGGCCTCCAGCCAGCCCGGCGGCGCCGCCTGGTATGCCTTCCTGGCCAGGAACGCCACCACGGGCAACCTGTCCCCGGCCGAGATCCACGCGCTCGGCCTGAAGGAAGTGGCGCGCATCCGCGACGAGATGACGCCGATCGTCAGGCGCACCGGCTTTCGCGGCACGCTGCCCCAGTTCTTCGCGTTCGCGCGCAGCGATGCGCGCCTGTTCTATACCGATCCGGAAGCGCTGCTGGGCCGCTACCGCCGGACCGTGGCGCGCGCCACGTCGCGCTTGCCGCTGCTGGTGAACACGGTGCCGCCGGACGAACTCGCAGTCAAGCCGGTGCAGGACGCCGGCGCCGTCGACCAGGGCGCCGCCTATTACGAAGCCGGTTCGGCCAGCCGCGCGGCGGCGCTGGTGGTGAACACCTCGCGCCTGAACACGCGGCCGATGTGGCAGGTCGACACGCTGGCGCTGCACGAGGGCGTGCCCGGCCACCATTTACAGGTGGCGCGCGCGCAGGCGATTGCCGATCTGCCGGCGTTCCAGCGCCACGCCTGGTACGGCGCCTTCGGCGAGGGCTGGGCGCTGTACGCGGAAGGACTGGGCGCCGAGCTCGGGTTCTTCCGCGATCCGTTTTCCGACTTCGGGCGCCTGTCCGAGGAACTGCTGCGCGCCGCGCGCCTGGTGATCGATACCGGCATCCACGCCAAGGGCTGGTCGCGCCGGCAGGCGCTCGACTACCTGAACGCCAACACCGCCAATCCGCCGTCCGACAACGAACTCGAAGTCGAGCGCGTCATCGCCCAGCCGGGCCAGGTGCTGGCCTACAAGATCGGCCAGTTGCGCATCCTGGCGCTGCGGCGCAAGGCGGAAAGCGCGCTCGGGGAACGCTTCGACGAGCGCGCTTTCCACGACGCCGTGCTGGAAAACGGCGCCCTGCCGCTCGACGTCCTGGAACAGCAGATCAAGCGCTGGATCGCCGCGCGCAGCGTGCCGCCCGCGCCGCCGGCGCCGGCCACGGCCCCCGCTGTGGCGGCGCCGGCCGCAACCGCCGCGCCCTCCGGGCCGGCCGCGCCGGCGGGATCGGCCGCGCCCGCAGGATCCGCCGTGGGGCCTGGATCGGCCGTGCCGGCGGGAACGGCGACGCCGCCCGCACCGGCCATGCCGCCGCCGGCGGCAGCGCCGAAAGCGGCATTCAAACCGCCGCTGAAATGA
- the gshA gene encoding glutamate--cysteine ligase — protein MSNQLTRRLALLDDDAHRGLLLQGLRGIERETLRVDAHGHLARTPHPAALGSALTHSQITTDYAEALLEFITPAEHDIGLALNRLDAVHRYAYTKLDGEMLWSQSMPCALPPEDEIQIGWYGNSNIGMLKHVYRRGLALRYGKAMQCIAGIHYNYSLPEAFWQLLARSEGIAEERRNALRDFQSESYIAMIRNFRRYSWLLMYLFGASPVLASAFLEGREHNLEALSDDTLYLPYATSLRMSDLGYQNDAQAGLRPHENSLESYVTSLMDAVNRPYPPYEEVGTKKDGEWVQLSTNILQIENEYYSTIRPKRVIRTGERPVQALCNRGVQYIEVRCLDIDPFEPVGVSLETGRFLDAFLLFCALEESPLINAMEGQVHARNFARTVKEGRRPGLTLTRDDAEVPLTEWAAELIERIRPLAELLDSEHNYKGVHLESLEAQRAKVADPDKTPSARVLADVRALGSFARFGLQQSELHARTLRGEPLMPAEAALFDEMARASLDEQAAIERSDSGSFDDFVAAYNSSTLCGNN, from the coding sequence GTGTCGAACCAACTGACCCGCCGCCTGGCCCTGCTGGACGACGATGCGCACCGCGGCCTGCTGCTGCAGGGCTTGCGCGGCATCGAGCGCGAGACCCTGCGCGTGGACGCGCACGGCCATCTGGCGCGCACGCCGCATCCGGCCGCACTCGGCTCGGCCCTGACGCACTCGCAGATCACCACCGACTACGCGGAAGCCCTGCTCGAATTCATCACGCCGGCCGAGCACGACATCGGCCTGGCCCTGAACCGCCTGGATGCGGTCCACCGCTACGCCTACACCAAGCTGGACGGCGAGATGCTGTGGAGCCAGTCGATGCCGTGCGCGCTGCCGCCGGAAGACGAGATCCAGATAGGCTGGTACGGCAACTCCAACATCGGCATGCTCAAGCACGTGTACCGGCGCGGCCTGGCGCTACGCTACGGCAAGGCGATGCAGTGCATCGCCGGCATCCACTACAATTATTCGCTGCCGGAAGCGTTCTGGCAGCTGCTGGCCCGAAGCGAAGGCATCGCCGAGGAACGCCGCAACGCGCTGCGCGACTTCCAGTCCGAGAGCTACATTGCGATGATCCGCAATTTCCGCCGCTACAGCTGGCTGCTGATGTACCTGTTCGGCGCTTCTCCGGTGCTGGCCAGCGCCTTCCTGGAAGGCCGCGAGCACAACCTGGAAGCGCTGTCGGACGACACCTTGTACCTGCCCTACGCCACCAGCCTGCGCATGAGCGACCTGGGTTACCAGAACGATGCGCAAGCCGGCCTGCGCCCGCACGAAAACAGCCTGGAAAGCTACGTCACCTCGCTGATGGACGCGGTCAACCGCCCCTATCCGCCGTACGAGGAAGTCGGCACCAAGAAGGATGGCGAGTGGGTGCAGCTGTCGACCAATATCCTGCAGATCGAGAACGAATACTATTCGACCATCCGCCCCAAGCGCGTGATCCGCACCGGCGAGCGCCCGGTACAGGCGCTGTGCAACCGCGGCGTGCAGTACATCGAGGTGCGCTGCCTCGACATCGATCCGTTCGAGCCGGTCGGCGTGTCGCTGGAAACCGGGCGCTTCCTGGACGCCTTCTTGCTGTTCTGCGCGCTCGAGGAAAGCCCGCTGATCAATGCGATGGAGGGGCAAGTCCACGCCCGCAACTTCGCCCGCACGGTCAAGGAAGGCCGCCGTCCCGGCTTGACCCTGACCCGCGACGACGCCGAGGTGCCGCTCACGGAATGGGCGGCCGAACTGATCGAACGCATCCGTCCGCTGGCCGAGCTGCTGGACAGCGAACACAACTACAAGGGCGTGCACCTCGAGTCGCTCGAGGCGCAGCGCGCCAAGGTCGCCGACCCGGACAAGACGCCGTCGGCGCGCGTGCTGGCCGACGTGCGCGCCCTCGGTTCGTTCGCCCGCTTCGGCCTGCAGCAGAGCGAACTGCATGCGCGCACCCTGCGCGGCGAGCCGCTGATGCCGGCCGAGGCAGCGCTGTTCGACGAGATGGCGCGCGCGTCGCTGGACGAGCAGGCGGCGATCGAACGCAGCGACAGCGGCAGCTTCGACGACTTCGTCGCGGCCTACAACAGCAGCACGCTGTGCGGGAATAACTGA
- a CDS encoding histone deacetylase family protein, whose amino-acid sequence MLTFYNEHHAQHEGRFAILGGEAVACADTPGRLDAVLAELARRGLGRIVTPHGVPLVSLERIHAPRYLHFLRSAWSAWLALDARHGGRDILPWIWPRTVTRRGDATSFPEPDDFGARLGCYAGDSASPLTAGTWTAAKTGADCAVNAAHALRLGEPVTFALTRPPGQHAGADYFRGACFLNNAALAAQHLLDDGLQRVAILDLAYSHGSGTQDIFYERGDVPFVSIHADPHTSYPFYAGHAGETGAGAGLGCTLNLPLARDAGPAHWFAALETACLRLAAFAPQALVVSLGVDTAGAAQPFAQPSASSCVSPPAGALPPGRIAPHFGLSGADFLRAGERLAYLGLPTVFVLEGGGAGAELGIAVVNVLEGFETAA is encoded by the coding sequence TTGCTGACCTTTTATAACGAGCACCACGCCCAGCACGAAGGCCGCTTCGCGATTCTGGGCGGCGAGGCCGTCGCCTGCGCCGACACGCCGGGACGCCTCGACGCCGTGCTGGCCGAACTGGCGCGGCGCGGCCTGGGACGCATCGTCACGCCGCACGGCGTGCCGCTGGTGTCGCTGGAACGCATCCACGCACCGCGCTACCTGCACTTCCTGCGCAGCGCCTGGAGCGCCTGGCTGGCGCTCGACGCGCGCCACGGCGGGCGCGACATCCTGCCCTGGATCTGGCCGCGGACCGTCACCCGGCGCGGCGACGCCACGTCCTTCCCCGAACCGGACGACTTCGGCGCCCGCCTCGGCTGCTACGCCGGCGACAGCGCCAGCCCGCTCACGGCCGGCACCTGGACCGCCGCCAAGACCGGCGCCGATTGCGCGGTCAACGCGGCGCACGCGCTGCGCCTGGGCGAACCCGTCACCTTCGCCCTCACCCGTCCGCCGGGCCAGCATGCGGGCGCCGACTATTTTCGCGGCGCCTGCTTCCTCAACAACGCCGCGCTGGCGGCCCAGCACCTGCTCGACGACGGCCTGCAGCGGGTCGCCATCCTGGACCTCGCCTATTCGCACGGCAGCGGCACGCAAGACATCTTCTATGAACGCGGCGACGTGCCGTTCGTCTCGATCCATGCCGATCCGCACACCAGCTATCCGTTCTATGCCGGCCATGCCGGCGAGACCGGCGCCGGCGCGGGGCTCGGCTGCACCCTGAACCTGCCGCTGGCGCGCGACGCCGGTCCGGCGCACTGGTTCGCGGCGCTGGAAACCGCCTGCCTCAGGTTGGCCGCTTTCGCGCCGCAGGCGCTGGTGGTGTCGCTCGGGGTGGATACCGCCGGCGCGGCGCAGCCGTTCGCGCAGCCATCCGCATCGTCGTGCGTTTCACCGCCGGCGGGCGCGCTGCCGCCGGGACGGATTGCGCCGCACTTCGGCTTGTCCGGCGCGGACTTCCTGCGCGCCGGCGAGCGCCTCGCCTATCTCGGCTTGCCGACCGTGTTCGTACTGGAAGGCGGCGGCGCCGGCGCGGAACTCGGCATCGCCGTGGTCAACGTGCTCGAAGGTTTCGAGACGGCGGCGTGA
- a CDS encoding GNAT family N-acetyltransferase, whose protein sequence is MIEWQWRSFADLTAAQLHDMLALRQQVFVLEQTCLYPDIDGLDPGAHHLLGWRVADGRRELAATLRCLAPGAKYEEMSIGRVTTSAGARGTGLGRELVAQGLAHADRLHPGHAIRIGAQAHLERFYAGFGFVTVSAPYDEDGILHIDMLRPAQPDAG, encoded by the coding sequence ATGATTGAATGGCAATGGCGCAGTTTCGCCGACCTGACCGCGGCGCAACTGCACGACATGCTGGCACTGCGCCAGCAGGTATTCGTGCTGGAACAGACCTGCCTGTATCCGGACATCGACGGACTCGATCCGGGCGCGCACCACCTGCTCGGCTGGCGGGTTGCCGACGGCAGGCGCGAACTGGCGGCAACGCTGCGCTGCCTGGCGCCGGGCGCCAAGTACGAGGAGATGTCGATCGGCCGCGTCACCACCAGCGCCGGCGCGCGCGGCACCGGACTCGGGCGCGAACTGGTGGCGCAGGGCCTCGCCCATGCCGACCGTTTGCATCCGGGCCACGCGATCCGCATCGGCGCCCAGGCGCACCTGGAGCGCTTCTATGCCGGCTTCGGCTTCGTCACCGTCTCTGCCCCGTACGACGAGGATGGCATCCTGCACATCGACATGCTGCGCCCGGCGCAGCCGGATGCAGGCTGA
- a CDS encoding MFS family transporter — MATTDSVQAQAIHDLTPRQRIVAIVGASSGNLVEWFDFYIYSFCALYFSSQFFPKGDATTQLLNTAGIFAAGFLMRPIGGWLFGRIADRYGRRNAMMISVLMMCGGSLMIAALPTYATIGTAAPVLLLVARLFQGLSVGGEYGTSATYMSEVAEPGRRGFFASFQYVTLIGGQLAALLVLGVLQLFLSHEELVAWGWRIPFVVGAASALVSLYLRRSLHETTTAAGRTSEAAGSVLTLLREHRRAFVTVLGFTAGGSLIFYAFTTYMQKYLVNTVGMSAKTASGVMTVCLLIYMALQPLFGALSDRIGRRTSMIAFGLLAAIFTAPVMFALRSAGSPLMAGVLITCALAIVSLYTSIGGLIKAEMFPVEVRALGVGLSYAVANAIFGGSAEYVALWFKQAGHEPYFYWYVSFMCLLACIVAIRMPDPTKSGLLK, encoded by the coding sequence ATGGCAACGACGGACAGCGTGCAAGCGCAAGCGATTCACGATTTGACGCCGCGCCAGCGCATCGTCGCCATCGTCGGGGCCTCGTCCGGCAACCTGGTCGAGTGGTTCGACTTCTATATCTATTCGTTTTGCGCGCTGTACTTCTCGTCGCAGTTCTTCCCGAAAGGGGACGCCACCACCCAGCTGCTGAACACCGCCGGCATCTTCGCCGCCGGCTTCCTGATGCGTCCCATCGGCGGCTGGCTGTTCGGCCGCATCGCCGACCGCTACGGCCGCCGCAACGCGATGATGATCTCGGTGCTCATGATGTGCGGCGGTTCCCTCATGATCGCGGCGCTGCCGACCTATGCGACGATCGGCACGGCGGCGCCGGTGCTGCTGCTGGTGGCGCGTTTGTTCCAGGGGTTATCCGTGGGCGGTGAATACGGCACCAGCGCCACCTACATGAGCGAGGTGGCCGAACCGGGCCGGCGCGGCTTCTTCGCCTCGTTCCAGTACGTGACCCTGATCGGCGGCCAGCTGGCGGCGCTGCTGGTGCTAGGCGTGCTGCAACTGTTCCTGTCGCACGAGGAACTGGTGGCCTGGGGCTGGCGCATCCCGTTCGTGGTGGGTGCGGCCTCGGCGCTGGTCTCGCTGTACCTGCGCCGTTCGCTGCACGAGACCACCACCGCGGCCGGGCGCACCAGCGAGGCCGCCGGCAGCGTGCTGACGCTGCTGCGCGAGCACCGGCGCGCCTTCGTCACCGTGCTCGGCTTCACGGCGGGCGGCTCGCTGATCTTCTACGCCTTCACCACCTACATGCAGAAGTACCTGGTCAACACGGTCGGCATGAGTGCCAAGACCGCGAGCGGCGTCATGACCGTGTGCCTGCTGATCTACATGGCGCTGCAGCCGCTGTTCGGCGCGCTGTCCGACCGCATCGGCCGGCGCACCTCGATGATCGCCTTCGGCCTGCTGGCGGCGATTTTCACGGCGCCGGTGATGTTCGCGCTGCGCTCGGCCGGCAGTCCGCTGATGGCCGGCGTGCTGATCACCTGCGCGCTGGCGATCGTCAGCCTGTACACCTCGATCGGCGGTTTGATCAAGGCGGAAATGTTCCCGGTCGAGGTGCGCGCGCTGGGCGTGGGGCTGTCATACGCGGTGGCCAACGCCATTTTCGGCGGCAGCGCGGAATACGTGGCGCTGTGGTTCAAGCAGGCCGGCCACGAACCGTATTTCTACTGGTACGTCAGCTTCATGTGCCTGCTGGCCTGCATCGTGGCGATCCGCATGCCGGATCCGACCAAGTCCGGGTTGCTCAAGTAG